Proteins found in one Microbacterium sp. LWS13-1.2 genomic segment:
- a CDS encoding arylsulfatase → MTVDRHARTMLPIPDRPRPGLTTYDAKDPATAYPPIEPLLPPAGAPNVLVILLDDVGFGASSVFGGPCRTPVAERLAAGGLTFNRFHTTALCAPTRQALLTGRNHHSVGMGSITETATSAPGNSSLRPNTKAPLAMTLKLNGYSTAQFGKCHEVPVWQSSPIGPFDAWPSGGGGFETFYGFIGGENNQWEPALYEGTTPVEPPATPEEGYHLTEDLADRAIGWIRTQKALAPDKPFFVYFAPGATHAPHHVPAEWADRYKGEFADGWDAQRDKTFARQKELGVIPADAELTARHDEIPAWDDMPEDLKAVLEREMEVYAGFLEHTDHHVGRVLDAVEDLGILDDTLVYYIIGDNGASAEGTVNGAFNEMANFNGMAALETPEFMRSKMAEFGSPTSYNHYAVGWAWAMDTPFQWTKQVASHWGGTRNGTIVHWPRAIHDKGGLRSQFTHVIDIAPTILEAAGLPEPTQVNGVQQSPMEGRSMLYAFEDADAPESHDLQYFEMFGNRGIYHQGWSAVTKHRTPWVMVGGALPAFDDDVWELYDGATDYSQARDLAREHPEKLHELQRLWLIEAVKYNVLPLDDRTAERLDPGMAGRPTLIRGDSQLFFPGMGRLSENSVVSIKNRSFSVTAEVDVPEDGGQGVIIAQGGRFGGWSLYLLDGAARFVYNALGIHRFTISAGSAVAPGIHQVRAEFAYDGGGLAKGGDVTIYYDGAPVGTGRVGLTQPMVFSADETTDIGYESGTPVSDDYTPQTSRFRGRINWVQIDLGTDDHDHLIDPDERVRIAMARQ, encoded by the coding sequence ATGACTGTCGATCGCCATGCCCGCACGATGCTCCCGATTCCCGACCGGCCGCGCCCGGGGTTGACCACCTACGACGCGAAGGACCCCGCAACCGCGTATCCGCCCATCGAGCCGCTCCTGCCACCCGCGGGCGCGCCGAACGTGCTGGTCATTCTTCTGGACGATGTGGGTTTCGGCGCCTCGAGCGTGTTCGGCGGCCCGTGCCGCACACCAGTCGCCGAGCGACTCGCGGCCGGGGGCCTCACGTTCAACCGCTTTCACACCACGGCCCTGTGCGCGCCGACGCGGCAGGCGCTCCTGACCGGCCGCAACCATCACTCCGTGGGTATGGGAAGCATCACCGAGACCGCGACCTCGGCCCCGGGGAACAGTTCGCTGCGCCCCAATACGAAGGCGCCGCTGGCGATGACGCTGAAGCTCAACGGCTACTCGACCGCCCAATTCGGGAAGTGCCACGAGGTGCCCGTATGGCAGTCCTCGCCGATAGGCCCGTTCGACGCGTGGCCGTCCGGAGGTGGCGGGTTCGAGACCTTCTACGGCTTCATCGGCGGCGAGAACAACCAGTGGGAGCCCGCGCTCTACGAGGGGACGACGCCCGTCGAACCGCCCGCGACGCCGGAGGAGGGCTACCACCTCACCGAGGATCTCGCCGATCGGGCGATCGGCTGGATCCGCACACAGAAGGCGCTCGCTCCCGACAAGCCGTTCTTCGTCTACTTCGCGCCGGGAGCCACCCACGCACCACATCATGTGCCGGCCGAATGGGCGGACCGGTACAAGGGTGAGTTCGCGGACGGGTGGGACGCGCAGCGCGACAAGACGTTCGCACGCCAGAAGGAGCTCGGCGTCATCCCGGCCGACGCCGAACTGACCGCGCGGCACGACGAGATCCCCGCGTGGGACGACATGCCCGAGGACCTGAAGGCCGTGCTCGAGCGCGAGATGGAGGTGTACGCGGGGTTCCTCGAGCACACCGACCATCACGTCGGAAGAGTCCTCGACGCGGTCGAGGATCTCGGGATCCTCGACGACACGCTCGTCTACTACATCATCGGCGACAACGGCGCCTCGGCAGAGGGCACGGTCAACGGCGCCTTCAACGAGATGGCGAACTTCAACGGCATGGCTGCGCTCGAAACGCCCGAGTTCATGCGGTCCAAGATGGCGGAGTTCGGCTCGCCGACCTCGTACAACCACTACGCCGTCGGCTGGGCGTGGGCGATGGACACCCCGTTCCAGTGGACCAAGCAGGTCGCCTCGCATTGGGGAGGCACCCGCAACGGCACGATCGTGCACTGGCCGCGGGCGATCCACGACAAGGGTGGCCTGCGGTCCCAGTTCACCCATGTCATCGACATCGCACCGACGATCCTCGAGGCGGCCGGGCTTCCCGAGCCGACACAGGTCAACGGCGTGCAGCAGTCGCCCATGGAGGGCCGCAGCATGCTGTACGCGTTCGAGGACGCCGACGCCCCCGAGTCGCACGACCTGCAGTACTTCGAGATGTTCGGCAACCGCGGCATCTACCACCAGGGCTGGAGCGCCGTCACCAAGCACCGGACGCCCTGGGTCATGGTGGGCGGCGCACTGCCGGCCTTCGACGACGACGTGTGGGAGCTCTACGACGGAGCGACGGACTACAGCCAAGCGCGCGATCTGGCGAGGGAGCACCCCGAGAAACTGCACGAACTGCAGAGACTCTGGCTGATCGAGGCGGTCAAGTACAACGTGCTGCCGCTCGACGACCGCACCGCCGAGCGCCTCGACCCCGGGATGGCCGGACGACCGACACTCATACGCGGCGACTCGCAGCTCTTCTTCCCCGGGATGGGCCGGCTCTCGGAGAACAGCGTCGTGAGCATCAAGAACCGCTCCTTCTCGGTCACCGCCGAGGTCGACGTCCCCGAAGACGGCGGACAGGGTGTCATCATCGCGCAGGGCGGCCGGTTCGGAGGATGGAGCCTCTACCTTCTCGACGGTGCCGCCCGCTTCGTGTACAACGCGCTCGGCATCCACCGCTTCACCATCTCGGCCGGAAGCGCCGTCGCCCCCGGCATCCACCAGGTGCGGGCGGAGTTCGCCTACGACGGCGGCGGCCTCGCGAAAGGCGGTGACGTCACCATCTACTACGACGGCGCCCCGGTCGGCACCGGCCGAGTCGGGCTGACCCAGCCCATGGTCTTCTCGGCCGACGAGACGACCGACATCGGCTACGAGTCGGGCACGCCCGTGAGCGACGACTACACGCCACAGACCAGTCGGTTCAGGGGCCGCATCAACTGGGTGCAGATCGACCTCGGCACCGACGACCACGATCACCTGATCGACCCGGACGAGCGGGTGCGGATCGCAATGGCCCGCCAATAG
- a CDS encoding SPFH domain-containing protein codes for MDLFGLIGIAVAAGVILVVVLIGFILFRAWYQVPKADEAIVIVGKKARDSTEGEANKMTVISGRGAFVNKLTQRSDKVSLRSRQIKFEPTAQTINGVTIDLTGVALVKIGSTPDQVRRAAERFASQDDAIVVFTTEQLEGALRGVVAKLTVEQVMQDRQKLSDEIAQGISGDLLAQGLVLDSFAIQGITDKNNYISALGAKEVQRVKREADVAEIDATREVKKRQLAADEANLIEQTALDKNTAAAKSEVGRANAQAEQSENLARAEAEQGVLLQEANNTQARLDAEVKKVADADKYKQQTLADAEAYQQQIAADAEAYKREKNAEADRKVAQERSDAEAYAVKAQAEAREASASAEAAAVRMKAEAEAAAVRVQAEAEAEAIRLRGNAVAEAVAAEAAALRENQDAILAKEIIGQLPQLMAEFAKGYEKVGTITMIGGDSAATHLAREQSASLTATFESVKAATGLDLGAVVQGRSFGRGVAEGNQVTTTPVDPEPVTS; via the coding sequence ATGGATCTGTTCGGCCTCATCGGCATCGCAGTGGCTGCCGGAGTCATCCTCGTCGTCGTCCTCATCGGCTTCATCCTGTTCCGCGCCTGGTACCAGGTGCCCAAGGCCGACGAGGCCATCGTCATCGTCGGCAAGAAGGCCCGCGACAGCACCGAGGGCGAAGCGAACAAGATGACCGTCATCAGCGGTCGGGGTGCGTTCGTCAACAAGCTGACGCAGCGCTCCGACAAGGTCTCGCTGCGGTCGCGGCAGATCAAGTTCGAGCCGACCGCTCAGACCATCAACGGCGTCACCATCGACCTGACCGGGGTCGCCCTCGTGAAGATCGGCTCGACACCCGACCAGGTCCGCCGCGCTGCGGAGCGATTCGCGTCGCAGGACGATGCGATCGTCGTCTTCACGACCGAGCAGCTCGAAGGCGCGCTGCGCGGCGTCGTGGCGAAGCTGACCGTCGAGCAGGTCATGCAGGACCGGCAGAAGCTCAGCGACGAGATCGCGCAGGGGATCTCCGGCGATCTGCTCGCGCAGGGGCTGGTGCTCGACTCGTTCGCGATCCAGGGCATCACCGACAAGAACAACTACATCTCCGCGCTCGGCGCCAAGGAGGTGCAGCGCGTCAAGCGCGAAGCGGATGTCGCAGAGATCGACGCCACGCGCGAGGTGAAGAAGCGCCAGCTCGCCGCCGACGAGGCCAACCTGATCGAGCAGACCGCGCTCGACAAGAACACCGCCGCCGCGAAGTCGGAGGTCGGCCGGGCGAACGCGCAGGCCGAGCAGTCCGAGAACCTCGCCCGCGCCGAGGCCGAGCAGGGCGTGCTCCTGCAGGAGGCCAACAACACCCAGGCAAGACTGGATGCCGAGGTCAAGAAGGTCGCCGACGCCGACAAGTACAAGCAGCAGACGCTGGCGGACGCCGAGGCCTACCAGCAGCAGATCGCCGCCGACGCGGAAGCCTACAAGCGCGAGAAGAACGCCGAAGCGGACCGCAAGGTCGCCCAGGAGCGCTCAGATGCCGAGGCGTACGCGGTGAAGGCGCAGGCCGAGGCGCGTGAGGCGTCCGCCTCCGCCGAGGCTGCAGCCGTCCGGATGAAGGCCGAAGCCGAGGCCGCCGCGGTTCGCGTGCAGGCGGAGGCCGAAGCGGAGGCGATCCGTCTTCGCGGCAATGCGGTCGCCGAGGCCGTCGCCGCCGAGGCGGCTGCACTGCGCGAGAATCAGGACGCGATCCTCGCGAAGGAGATCATCGGACAGCTGCCGCAGCTCATGGCGGAGTTCGCGAAGGGCTACGAGAAGGTCGGCACCATCACGATGATCGGCGGCGACAGCGCGGCGACGCACCTGGCCCGCGAGCAGTCGGCGAGCCTCACGGCGACCTTCGAGAGCGTCAAGGCGGCCACCGGACTGGACCTCGGCGCGGTCGTGCAGGGCCGGTCCTTCGGGCGCGGCGTCGCGGAGGGAAACCAGGTGACCACCACGCCTGTCGACCCGGAGCCCGTCACCTCCTGA
- a CDS encoding MFS transporter — protein sequence MNRGGAAISRISSAPSLPTPRRVQGTYYTLMLGNTLAASFIWGINTLFLLDAGLTNLEAFSANAFFTAGMLIFEIPTGVVADTVGRRASYLLGTITLAVTTVMYWLLWVWHSPFWAWAIVSVLLGLGFTFFSGAVDAWLVDALKATGYPGSLETVFGRAQIVGGIAMLSGSVLGGVLAQVTNLGVPFLVRGAILLVMFVVAALLMRDLGFTPDRSESPLRATRTVLRASFRYGLGDPPVRWLMLASPFTAGVGIYVFYALQPYLLELWGDEEAYSIAGLAAALLSGASIVGGALAPWARRLFRRRTSAILLATISSAVVLIGLGLIRNFWVALVLVALWGIASAIDDPVHRAYLNDMIPSKQRATVLSFDSLMGSAGGVVFQPVLGRAADVGGYGASLLWSGVISAVAVPFVLLSRAQRPPADTAREVTAPADA from the coding sequence ATGAACCGAGGGGGCGCCGCCATCTCCAGGATCAGTTCCGCGCCATCGCTGCCCACTCCCCGCCGGGTGCAGGGCACGTACTACACGCTGATGCTCGGCAACACGCTCGCAGCGTCCTTCATCTGGGGCATCAACACCCTCTTCCTCCTCGACGCCGGGCTCACGAATCTCGAGGCCTTCTCGGCGAATGCGTTCTTCACCGCCGGGATGCTGATCTTCGAGATCCCGACGGGCGTCGTGGCCGACACCGTCGGGCGCCGGGCTTCGTATCTGCTCGGCACCATCACGCTGGCGGTGACGACCGTCATGTACTGGCTGCTGTGGGTCTGGCATTCGCCGTTCTGGGCCTGGGCGATCGTGTCCGTGCTGCTCGGACTCGGCTTCACGTTCTTCTCCGGCGCTGTGGATGCCTGGCTCGTCGACGCGTTGAAGGCCACCGGCTATCCGGGCAGCCTCGAGACGGTGTTCGGCCGGGCGCAGATCGTCGGCGGCATCGCGATGCTGTCGGGCTCGGTGCTGGGGGGTGTCCTCGCACAAGTCACGAACCTCGGCGTGCCCTTCCTCGTCAGAGGAGCGATCCTGCTGGTGATGTTCGTCGTCGCCGCCCTCCTGATGCGGGATCTGGGCTTCACACCTGACCGCAGCGAGAGCCCGCTGCGGGCGACGCGCACGGTGTTGCGGGCATCCTTCCGCTACGGCCTCGGCGATCCGCCGGTGCGCTGGCTCATGCTCGCGAGCCCCTTCACCGCGGGTGTGGGCATCTACGTGTTCTATGCACTGCAGCCGTATCTGCTGGAGCTGTGGGGTGACGAGGAGGCCTACTCGATCGCCGGGCTCGCGGCGGCTCTGCTGTCAGGGGCCTCCATCGTCGGCGGTGCGCTGGCGCCCTGGGCGCGCCGGCTCTTCCGCCGCCGCACCTCGGCGATCCTTCTCGCCACGATCTCGAGCGCCGTGGTGCTGATCGGGCTCGGGCTGATCCGCAACTTCTGGGTCGCTCTCGTGCTGGTGGCGCTCTGGGGCATCGCGTCGGCGATCGACGACCCCGTGCACCGCGCGTACCTCAACGACATGATCCCCTCGAAGCAGCGCGCCACCGTGCTCTCCTTCGACTCGCTGATGGGTTCTGCGGGCGGGGTCGTGTTCCAGCCGGTGCTGGGACGAGCGGCGGATGTCGGAGGATACGGCGCGTCGCTGCTCTGGAGCGGTGTGATCTCGGCGGTCGCCGTGCCGTTCGTGCTACTGAGCAGGGCGCAGCGCCCGCCGGCCGACACAGCTCGCGAAGTCACCGCGCCGGCGGATGCGTAG
- the helR gene encoding RNA polymerase recycling motor ATPase HelR, giving the protein MNPIQTGPFQLPERLSAKSDPALISADERQFAAIAESLARSIDGLEERLAELRRRPGGHGQAGLERDLEIHRLSARLRVLRRFTMNACLGRMVPADGSETVYIGRFGLTDAGGRRLLVDWRTPAAEPFFAATHAHPSGLVSRRRYRWTGGRVTDYWDEVFTADGLEQSAALDDQSAFIASLGASRSPRMRDVLGTIQADQDAIIRAGSRGSLVVDGGPGTGKTVVALHRAAYLVYSDPHLGEGRGGVLFVGPSPAYLSYVEDVLPSLGEESVQTCTLRDLVAEGTTAEPERDPVVERLKADARMVDAIEPAVRLYEEPPADGLVVETPWAELWLSPEDWAEAFASAEPGTPHNEARDQVWETVLDILADQADGEEVPPHQLRRALARHEELTRAFGRAWPLVEASVLVSDLWSVPAYLRRCAPWLTPEEVAVLQRGDATAWTTSDLPLLDAARRRLGDPGASRRRREREAKLAQEREYMAQVVDRLKEAGDEIMQWLDGDDLRNSLVDDSVVDAHDPDLLAGPFAHIIVDEAQELTDAQWRMLLARCPSRSFTVVGDRAQARHGFRESWHERLEHAGLTDVSIASLTINYRTPSEVMAEAEPVIRVAIPGANVPTSIRSSGVPVLRADAAERDGILSAWLTAHPEGTACVIGDPSFVAQDRVRSLTPELTKGLEFDFVVLVEPSRFGEGIEGAVDRYVAMTRATQQLAVLEG; this is encoded by the coding sequence GTGAATCCCATCCAGACCGGCCCTTTCCAGCTGCCCGAACGCCTCTCCGCCAAGTCCGATCCCGCGCTGATCAGCGCTGACGAACGGCAGTTCGCCGCCATCGCCGAGAGCCTCGCCCGCTCCATCGACGGCCTCGAGGAGCGCCTTGCGGAGCTCCGTCGACGCCCCGGCGGGCACGGGCAGGCCGGTCTCGAGCGCGACCTCGAGATCCATCGCCTCTCCGCACGCTTGCGCGTGCTGCGCCGCTTCACGATGAACGCGTGCCTCGGCCGCATGGTGCCCGCGGACGGCTCCGAGACCGTCTACATCGGCCGCTTCGGACTCACGGATGCCGGGGGCCGGCGCCTCCTCGTCGACTGGCGCACGCCGGCTGCCGAGCCGTTCTTCGCCGCGACCCATGCGCACCCCTCGGGCCTGGTGAGTCGTCGCCGCTACCGGTGGACGGGCGGCCGCGTGACCGACTACTGGGACGAGGTGTTCACGGCCGACGGGTTGGAGCAGAGCGCCGCGCTCGACGACCAGTCCGCGTTCATCGCAAGTCTGGGTGCGAGCCGCTCGCCGCGCATGCGCGACGTGCTGGGGACGATCCAGGCGGATCAGGATGCGATCATCCGCGCCGGCTCGCGTGGCTCGCTGGTCGTCGACGGCGGTCCGGGCACCGGCAAGACGGTGGTGGCGCTTCACCGCGCCGCGTATCTCGTGTATTCCGACCCGCATCTGGGCGAGGGCCGCGGCGGCGTGCTGTTCGTCGGCCCGAGCCCCGCCTACCTGTCGTACGTCGAGGACGTGCTGCCGAGCCTCGGTGAGGAGAGCGTGCAGACGTGCACGCTGCGCGACCTCGTCGCCGAGGGCACGACCGCCGAGCCCGAGCGCGACCCGGTCGTCGAGCGGCTCAAGGCCGATGCGCGCATGGTGGACGCGATCGAGCCGGCGGTGCGCCTGTACGAAGAGCCGCCCGCCGATGGCCTCGTCGTCGAGACGCCGTGGGCGGAGCTGTGGCTCAGTCCCGAGGACTGGGCGGAGGCGTTCGCGTCGGCCGAGCCCGGTACGCCGCACAACGAGGCTCGGGACCAGGTCTGGGAGACGGTTCTCGACATCCTCGCCGACCAGGCGGACGGCGAGGAGGTGCCGCCGCATCAGCTGCGGCGAGCGCTCGCGCGTCACGAGGAGTTGACCCGAGCGTTCGGGCGTGCGTGGCCGCTGGTGGAGGCATCCGTCCTCGTGTCGGACCTCTGGTCGGTGCCCGCCTACCTGCGCCGCTGCGCACCGTGGCTCACGCCCGAAGAAGTGGCTGTGCTGCAGCGAGGCGACGCCACCGCGTGGACAACGTCTGATCTGCCGCTGCTCGACGCGGCGCGGCGCCGGCTCGGCGACCCCGGCGCCTCGCGTCGGCGGCGGGAGCGCGAGGCGAAGCTCGCGCAGGAGCGCGAGTACATGGCGCAGGTGGTCGACCGCCTCAAGGAGGCCGGCGACGAGATCATGCAGTGGCTCGACGGCGACGACCTGCGCAACAGCCTCGTCGACGACTCGGTGGTCGACGCGCACGACCCCGACCTGCTGGCGGGGCCGTTCGCGCACATCATCGTCGACGAGGCGCAGGAGCTCACCGATGCGCAGTGGCGGATGCTGCTGGCGCGCTGCCCGTCGCGCAGCTTCACTGTGGTCGGCGATCGGGCCCAGGCGCGGCACGGGTTCCGCGAGTCATGGCACGAGCGACTCGAGCACGCGGGGCTCACCGACGTGAGCATCGCCTCGCTCACCATCAACTACCGCACGCCGAGCGAGGTCATGGCGGAGGCCGAGCCGGTGATCCGCGTCGCGATCCCCGGCGCGAACGTGCCCACGTCGATCCGATCCAGCGGAGTCCCCGTGCTCCGCGCCGATGCGGCGGAGCGCGACGGCATCCTCAGCGCCTGGCTCACGGCGCATCCCGAGGGCACCGCCTGTGTCATCGGAGACCCGTCGTTCGTCGCCCAGGACCGCGTGCGCTCGCTGACGCCGGAGCTCACGAAGGGCCTGGAGTTCGACTTCGTCGTGCTCGTCGAGCCGTCGAGGTTCGGCGAGGGGATCGAGGGCGCGGTGGACCGCTACGTCGCGATGACGCGCGCGACGCAGCAGCTCGCGGTGCTGGAGGGTTAG
- a CDS encoding helix-turn-helix domain-containing protein gives MVSSGDARRVRKRPEERREEILATAADIALTEGLERITLRAVADRLGVRPGLITHYFPAAEGLVVAAFARAAAAERADLFPREGTATQRLARLVTGFESRDSWDLARLWLNARHLSRFSRTLNEALVERETLNRAGIVDIIAHGISAGEFATVDAHAAGIRILMAVDGQSASVNNSHDAGDGAHEQFVSDVAEWTLGLEPGTLRATARSN, from the coding sequence ATGGTGTCAAGCGGCGATGCGCGACGCGTTCGCAAACGGCCGGAAGAGCGGCGCGAAGAGATCCTGGCGACCGCGGCCGACATCGCGCTCACCGAGGGCCTCGAGCGCATCACCCTGCGCGCGGTCGCTGACCGGCTCGGCGTGCGTCCGGGGCTGATCACGCACTACTTCCCCGCCGCCGAGGGTCTCGTCGTCGCCGCGTTCGCGCGCGCGGCTGCCGCCGAGCGCGCCGACCTCTTCCCGAGGGAGGGCACCGCGACGCAGCGGCTGGCACGCCTGGTCACCGGGTTCGAGAGCCGAGACTCGTGGGATCTCGCGCGGCTGTGGCTGAATGCCCGCCACCTCTCGCGTTTCAGCCGGACGCTGAACGAGGCGCTGGTCGAACGGGAGACGCTCAACCGGGCCGGCATCGTCGACATCATCGCGCACGGCATCAGCGCCGGCGAGTTCGCCACCGTCGATGCGCACGCGGCGGGCATCCGCATCCTGATGGCCGTGGACGGGCAGAGCGCCTCGGTGAACAACAGCCACGATGCCGGTGACGGCGCGCACGAGCAGTTCGTGTCGGACGTCGCCGAGTGGACGCTGGGTCTGGAGCCGGGAACCCTGCGGGCGACCGCCCGTTCGAACTGA
- a CDS encoding cytosine permease — protein MDAPNQPETRGIELIGAGERHGRARDLFFVWAAPSVSILNFTVGATLVLLGLELWQAVLVVIAGSVLWVFPGLIAISGPAAGTSGSVITRAIYGIIGNKPVVAFTGWLIGAVFLALNWLASSFLGAGLLAGLGLSDPVVVPIAVTLVISALTVLVAVYGHALILRVHSWLAIVLAVIFVTVAAFILAPGRMELPAA, from the coding sequence GTGGACGCCCCGAACCAGCCCGAGACGCGCGGCATCGAGCTGATCGGAGCCGGCGAGCGTCATGGCCGGGCTCGCGACCTCTTCTTCGTCTGGGCGGCGCCGAGCGTCAGCATCCTGAACTTCACCGTCGGGGCCACGCTCGTGCTGCTCGGGCTGGAACTGTGGCAGGCGGTGCTCGTCGTGATCGCCGGATCGGTGCTGTGGGTCTTCCCCGGCCTCATCGCGATCAGCGGGCCTGCGGCAGGCACCTCGGGTTCGGTCATCACGCGGGCCATCTACGGCATCATCGGCAACAAGCCCGTCGTGGCGTTCACCGGGTGGCTGATCGGAGCAGTGTTCCTGGCGCTCAACTGGCTCGCGTCGTCGTTCCTGGGCGCGGGCCTGCTCGCGGGACTGGGGCTGAGCGACCCCGTCGTCGTGCCGATCGCCGTGACGCTCGTGATCTCTGCACTCACCGTGCTCGTGGCGGTCTACGGCCACGCGCTGATCCTGCGTGTCCACTCATGGCTGGCGATCGTGCTGGCCGTCATCTTCGTGACCGTCGCGGCGTTCATCCTGGCCCCAGGTCGAATGGAGCTTCCAGCAGCCTGA
- a CDS encoding DUF2520 domain-containing protein, with amino-acid sequence MPDLDPERARPRGALGVIAIVGDGRVGRSMAAALRAAGAEVRGPLGRGDTADGADLVLLAVPDAEIAAAAAVIVPGPLMGHFSGASTLEPLAPHEAFSIHPLTTVAGAAASFDGVPAAVAGSTPRADAAARALADALGMAPFEVADADRAAYHAAASIASNFLVTLEWFAEDLAATAGVPRHAFAPLVRATVENWHAGGASALTGPIARGDDETVARQREAVRERMPEQAELFDALVTATRQLAAAHATTVVRGSGPVAGETTW; translated from the coding sequence ATGCCGGACCTCGACCCCGAGCGCGCGCGCCCCCGCGGTGCCCTCGGCGTGATCGCGATCGTCGGCGACGGGCGTGTCGGCCGGTCGATGGCTGCCGCACTGCGGGCCGCGGGCGCTGAGGTGCGCGGACCGCTCGGCCGCGGTGACACCGCAGACGGTGCCGATCTCGTGCTGCTGGCCGTTCCGGATGCCGAGATCGCGGCAGCCGCGGCTGTGATCGTGCCGGGACCCCTCATGGGGCACTTCTCGGGTGCGTCGACGCTCGAGCCGCTCGCACCGCACGAGGCGTTCAGCATCCATCCCCTCACGACGGTGGCGGGTGCGGCCGCGTCGTTCGACGGGGTTCCGGCCGCCGTCGCCGGCTCGACCCCTCGCGCCGACGCTGCCGCACGTGCCCTCGCGGACGCCCTGGGGATGGCGCCGTTCGAGGTCGCCGACGCCGATCGCGCCGCGTACCACGCGGCGGCATCGATCGCCTCGAACTTCCTCGTGACACTCGAGTGGTTCGCCGAGGACCTCGCCGCGACGGCCGGGGTCCCCCGCCACGCGTTCGCACCGCTCGTGCGCGCGACGGTCGAGAACTGGCATGCCGGCGGTGCCTCGGCCCTCACCGGCCCCATCGCGCGCGGCGACGACGAGACAGTGGCACGCCAGCGCGAGGCGGTGCGGGAGCGCATGCCCGAGCAGGCCGAGCTCTTCGATGCCCTCGTCACGGCGACGCGGCAGCTGGCCGCCGCGCACGCCACGACGGTCGTCCGTGGTTCGGGACCCGTAGCGGGGGAGACCACGTGGTGA